In Gemmatimonadota bacterium, the DNA window GTCAGGGACAACTACCGGATCAACGGGAAACGGATCATTGTGACCACCGATCGGATCTCCGCCTTCGACCGGGTACTGTGCGCACTTCCCTTCAAGGGCCAGGTCATCAACCAGACCGCGGTCTACTGGTTCGAACGGACCCGACATATCATCGAAAACCACCTGATCGACGTGCCCGATCCGAACGTGCTCGTGGCCAGGGAATGCCGGTTGATTCCGGTCGAGATGGTCGTCCGGGGGTATCTGACCGGCGTGACCACGACGTCGGCCTGGTACCACTATTCCCGGGGGAGCCGCGACTTCTGCGGTAATGCGCTGCCGGACGGCATGAAAAAGAACCAGGCCTTCGACCGGCCCATCATTACCCCTTCGACGAAGCCGGAGAAAGGCGCGCACGACGAGTCCATCTCGGCGGAAGAGGTGCTTCGCAGGGGCCTAGTGGACGAAAGATCATACCGGGAGATGGAACGGGCGGCCCTGGCGCTGTTCGCCTTCGGGACCGA includes these proteins:
- a CDS encoding phosphoribosylaminoimidazolesuccinocarboxamide synthase, which translates into the protein MVSEDLLRKQLEFVLQDTSFDMGEKFEGKVRDNYRINGKRIIVTTDRISAFDRVLCALPFKGQVINQTAVYWFERTRHIIENHLIDVPDPNVLVARECRLIPVEMVVRGYLTGVTTTSAWYHYSRGSRDFCGNALPDGMKKNQAFDRPIITPSTKPEKGAHDESISAEEVLRRGLVDERSYREMERAALALFAFGTEQAAANNLILVDTKYEFGLFEDRVVLIDEIHTPDSSRFWIRDTYEDRFRRGEEPEKMDKEYVRGWLADRGFRGDGPIPHIPDEIKIEAARRYITAYEMITARSFEAQNEDVLQRITHRLRNPV